ACCTGCTCGTCGTCGGGGGCGGCATCAACGGCGTCGGCATCGCGCGCGACGCCGCCGGGCGCGGCCTCAGGGTCCTTTTGGCCGAGAAGGGCGATCTCGGCGAGGGCACGTCGTCGCGCAGCGGCAAGTACATCCATGGCGGCCTGCGCTATCTCGAATATTACGAGTTCCGCCTGGTCCGCGAGGCGCTGATCGAGCGCGAGGTCCTGCTCAAGGCGGCGCCGCACATCATCTGGCCGATGCGGATGGTCATCCCGCACAGCCCGGAGCAGCGCCCGGCCTGGCTGGTCCGCCTCGGCCTGTTCCTCTACGACCATCTGGGCGGCCTCGGCCCCCTGCCCGGCACCCGTGCGCTCGACCTCAGGCGCGATCCCGAAGGCCGCTTCATCCGCAAGGACTTCACCAAGGCGTTCGCCTATTCCGACTGCTGGGTCGACGACGCGCGCCTGGTCGTGCTGAACGCGATCGACGCCGCCGAGCGCGGCGCCGCCATCCTGCCGCGCACGGAGGTGGTCGGCGCACGGCGCGAGGGACCGGCGTGGCTGGTCGACCTGGAAAGCCATGGCCGTCGTCGGACCGTCCGTGCGAAGGGCCTGGTGAACGCGGCCGGTCCCTGGGTCGAGCAGGTGCTGGGCCGCATCGATGGGGTCCGCAGCACGAGGCGCGTCCGCCTGGTCAAAGGCAGCCACATCATCCTGCCCAAGTTCTGGGACGGCCCGCAGGCCTATGTCCTGCAGCACACCGACAAGCGGATCATCTTCGTCAACCCCTACGAGGACGATCTCGCGCTGATCGGCACGACCGACATCGCCTTCGACGGCAGGCCGGAGGACGTCGCCATCGACAATGGCGAGATCGCCTACCTGTTCGGCATCATCGAGCGCTACTTCAAGGTCCGCCTGCGCCGGGAGGATCTCCTGCACGGCTATTCGGGCGTCCGCCCGCTCTATGACGACGATGCCGCCAATCCCTCGGCCGTGACGCGGGACTACATCTTCGACATCGACCAGGGCGGGGGCGAGGTCGTTACCGGCCGTTCCGCGGGCGGGGACAGCGGCAGCGGCACGAGCGACGGCACGCCGCCGCTCCTTTCGGTCTTCGGCGGCAAGATCACGACCTTCCGCAAGCTGGCCGAGCACGCGCTCGACAAGCTGCAGCCCTGTTTCCCCGCCATGGGCAAGGCCTGGACACGCGAGGCGCATCTGCCGGGCGGCGACATGGCGGATGCCGACGCGGCTCTTCACCTGGAGGCGGTCAGCCGCGCGCATCCCTGGCTGCCGCGCAGGCTGGCCCGGCACTACGCGCGGCTCTACGGCACGCGCATCGACCGTGTCCTCGATGGGGCCACCGGGCTTGCCGGCCTCGGCCGGCATTTCGGCGGCCTGTTCTACGAGGCGGAAGCCCACTACCTCATGCAGCACGAATGGGCCGAGACCGCCGACGACATCCTGTTCCGCCGGACCAAGCACCATCTCCGCCTGACCGCGGCCGAACGCGAGGGCTTCGCCCTGTGGCTGGAAACACAGGCGGGCGGCGGCCAGCAGCGCCGGACCGGATGAACCGTGTCGCGATCGGACAGCGACACGGCCGGCTGGGCGGGCGCCTGAGGTTGCGCAGCGTGGCGAAAGCGGACCGTGACTCCGCGGTCCAGGCCCTGGTCGACGAGGGCGCCGAGCTTGTCGTGCGCGTGATGCGCGACGCGCTGCGCGAGCAGGATGCCGCCGCGCGGGTCGGGATCGAGCAGAGCGGCGTCGAGATCAGCGAGGTGTCGCCCGCGTTCCGGGCGCAGTTGGTGGAGGCGACGCAGCCCGTCATCGACGCCCATGTCACCGACGTCGATGGCGAGCTGTACCAGTCGCTGCGCGACGAAACCCAGCGGCTCGCAAGCAAGTGAGCTT
Above is a genomic segment from Geminicoccaceae bacterium SCSIO 64248 containing:
- a CDS encoding glycerol-3-phosphate dehydrogenase; the protein is MDEVDLLVVGGGINGVGIARDAAGRGLRVLLAEKGDLGEGTSSRSGKYIHGGLRYLEYYEFRLVREALIEREVLLKAAPHIIWPMRMVIPHSPEQRPAWLVRLGLFLYDHLGGLGPLPGTRALDLRRDPEGRFIRKDFTKAFAYSDCWVDDARLVVLNAIDAAERGAAILPRTEVVGARREGPAWLVDLESHGRRRTVRAKGLVNAAGPWVEQVLGRIDGVRSTRRVRLVKGSHIILPKFWDGPQAYVLQHTDKRIIFVNPYEDDLALIGTTDIAFDGRPEDVAIDNGEIAYLFGIIERYFKVRLRREDLLHGYSGVRPLYDDDAANPSAVTRDYIFDIDQGGGEVVTGRSAGGDSGSGTSDGTPPLLSVFGGKITTFRKLAEHALDKLQPCFPAMGKAWTREAHLPGGDMADADAALHLEAVSRAHPWLPRRLARHYARLYGTRIDRVLDGATGLAGLGRHFGGLFYEAEAHYLMQHEWAETADDILFRRTKHHLRLTAAEREGFALWLETQAGGGQQRRTG